The Lampris incognitus isolate fLamInc1 chromosome 15, fLamInc1.hap2, whole genome shotgun sequence genomic interval AAATCTTATTAGAAAGCAGACCCGTATATCAGTCGACCTCTCTATTGATAAATGGCGACGTGCCAGAGAAACATACGAGTGTTATGCTGCTCCTGAGATCATTTTTCACGCTCCTCACCTGCTTACCGGTGCAGCTGTATGTGCaactttatttcatttttttttcttttctattaaCATCCTTCATGTTACATTACATCCTACATTACATAGGTGGGAACATAAAGCAGTGGGTCAGGACATTTAAAATGATTCACGCGCTTGTGTCGACATGATTTGTGGCTAAGGTCGACTATGGATGCAATATCTGTTGAGGAGGTCTACGACTTATATCTAGAATAATGGCAAGGAGAGcaggacaaaaaagaaaagaaaagaaaagaaaagaaaagcaatatGTCATGGAGTATATTGCCACCTACTGTTCAATAAGAGAACTAATTATTTTTGCCTGCTGGTCTTTGTTGGTCTCAGGTTCTGGGGAACCCACTGGTTTACAGGAAGGTTGATAGAGGATCTTTCAGTCCTCAAAGCCACTATGACCAAGAAAGATAGCTCATTATGTTCATTTTTTATTTAACACCAAGTTAGGTTTCCACATCATGGGTGTATCCAAAAGACGGGGTTGGGTGGGTCATTCGACCTACCCTAATAAAATGTATTCAATAAAACCAGGAAATGGTTACCTTGGGAACAAAATAAGCTAGTTGTCATTaccatatccaaaggagttgaatcaagtgcaactggacttggtatatatccgtgaagacgtttcgcctctcatccaagaggcttcctcagttcatgcctttctgactagaccaagctagtctgactgtcaTTACCATACAAGGCTTTTAAGCCTGAAATATCCATTAATTGGCAATCATTCCAGTAAATTACTAATTTAAGTATACTATACAATAGTGTGgcggcgcggtggcctcacagcaataaggtcctgggttcgaacctcggggttgtctgaccttgggggtcatcccaggtcatcctctgtgtggagtttacatcttctccccgtgtctgcgtgggtttcctccgggtgctccggtttcctcccacagtccaaagacatgtaggtcaggtgaatcggccgtactaaattgtctctaggtgtgaatgtgtgtgttggccctgtgatggcctggcggcctgtccagggtgtctccccgcctgccgcccagtgactgctgggacaggctccagcatccccgtgaccctgaataaggataagccgtttggataatggatggatggatataatacTGTATTTGTAGCCACAGTAGGTCAAAGGCCGGCTTCCATAAGAAAGGCTTTGCTCAGAAGAGAAAGGTTcacttttggggggaaaaaaagacccaCTCATTTTACCAGGGTGACTACATTCCTGTATACATCAGTGTTCACCTTACATACCACATATGACATTATAGAGGAGCCCGGTAAAATGGAGATTTCAATAAATTCGCAGATACCTTACTTGTGTTCGGCTTTCCAGGATATAACGGGGTACCCTTCACTGCAGCCTACATTTTTGTCTTTGCTCCCCTCTTTAAATCAAATGGATCGAGACCCGTTATCAGTCCATCGCCCCGCTCAGACATCTTACCAATGCTAATAAGCACCAGCTTGAACTCCAACTCAAAAACACAGGAACGGTTATCTAAAGGACGTCCTCCACCTGTGTACAAACCAACTCGTATCGCTACAGTTAATGAGGACACAATTGCCCTGCCATTCGAAGGCGTAGCAGTGGAAGTTTGCTGGCTCATGTGGATGAGGTGTGTGGCCCCGCCAACAATGACAGGAAGTCACAGCTAAGGTCAgatcactcactctctctgctcGGGAGGCGGCAGATTGGAGGGTCCTCCCTCTTTTGGTCAAATTTATTTATTATATCTTTCATCTATAAGACTATAAGATCATCAAAAATTAATTTTATGTTTGTACTTATGGCTTACGGTTGGCATTAAAGTCTACAGTGAAGTTGCGGGCAGGATTAAAGTTAAGGTCTCAAGGGAATTAGAAAATAAATAATCGGAaagtgggtggcgcagtggttagcgcggtcgcctcacagcaagaaggtcctgggttcgagccccggggtagtccagccttgggggttgtcccgggtcgtcctctgtgtggagtttgcatgttctccccgtgtctgcgtgggttttctccgggtgctccggtttcctcccacagtccaaagacatgtaggtcaggtggatcggccgtactaaattgtccctaggtgtgtgtgtgtgtgtgtgtgtgtgtgtgtgtgtgtgtgtgtgtgtgtgtgtgtgtgtgtgtgtgtgtgtgtgtgtgtgtgtgtgtgtgtgtgttggccccgtGATGggctggcagcttgtccagggtgtctccccgcctgccacccaatgactgctgggataggctccagcatccccgcacccctgagagcaggataagcggtttggataatgaacggATGGATAATCAGAAAGTACATTTCAAATAAAGTGACATGTATTACTGTATTATGTGACTTGTCTCGAAGTGGAGAGAGAAAGCGGGCCACAAAGTGCTCCTgatttactggggggggggggggggacccaaatATGAACCCTTTCATCCCCCTCTGTGCTGGCATGGATGACCTGACAGAAGTGAAAAGGAGGGCCACGCTATGAAACAATGCTGGCCCGGGGATCACCAGTATGGTATGAGCAGCCTCGCAAACATCCACTGTATCCCGAGGATCCCGAAAAGAGAAACTGGATAGGTGTTTGGGGCACATTTAAAGCACAGCTGTGCTGCCTTTCTGTCTTATCAAAGCCCGGTGTTTTTACTGGACCTCTCCGGCTGACAACGGACCAGACATCCTATGCAGGCACCACTGACCTGGCAGACGCTGTGGAAAGACTGAGCATGCTAACAAAGACGCTGGAAATCAGAACAGGCTCAAATATTCACATATTCAAGGGATGATTTGAAAAAGTAAGCAAAGAgcggtatctttttttttttttgtccattgaTACAAGCTGTTATTATGAAGACTGGTTATTACCACCGTCTGTGCCAACTGAGGCTTTCCCTTCCGCATCCATGTCAGACCCAAAGTTATAATTGCTGGTGCGACTCTTGGGGAAAAATGTCGCCTGTGGTCTCTGTGGTGTGATGATGGAATATCAGAAAATACTGAGAATGATTACCGAGGGAAAACAGAGGGGAGACCAGTATTTGGTAATGTAATGAAAAATACCTTATGAGGTGGAGGTGATGCAGTTTCACATTAGTCAACCTTAAGGAAATGATGGGAGGGGAAGTGATTACGGCACcccttccaacacacacacacacacacacacacacacacacacacacacacacacacacacacacacacacacacacacacactaactaacCCTCAACTCCCACCTCAGCCCCGGGATTTCTGTCCTGGACAGATAAGCGAGTCCTGTTGCTAATTTCAAGCAGAAAAGCAGGAAACGTGACAGTGAAGTTTTCCGCTTCCATAAACAAGAGAGTCGCCAGCAGTAGCCTTGGAGGGAATCCTGTGTGCCTCTGGACTGAGTctctctcagagagagagagagagagagagagagagagagagagagagagagagagagagagagagagagagagagagagagagagagagagagcagacagacaggcagggacaggaagaagggaggagaaagtGAAATAAAGAGGGCAGGCAGAAAGAGAAGAAAGTACACCAAAGGCAAAGAGACAGAAATAGAGATtaacagagagggagcgagggagcgagggagagagagcgagagagagagagagagagagagagagagagagagagagagagagagagagagagagagagagagtgagaggatccATAACAATCTCTCTACTCCTCTGAGCGAGCAAAGTCATGGCTGAAAACAACACAAATCTCTTTCAGGAAATACTTCAATCTTTTGATGCCGGTGAGTATTTTTAAGGGGTTCTCTCCCTTTTATCCGTTCTTCTTGATGTGGTCGCCATAATTGGCAGTGCAATTTTCTTAGGATTTCCAGGTTTTAATGACCCCGAGACGCAGACGTGTAGATTTAATCTGTCCTGAGGATAACAATCAAACTAAAGAGAATattcaaagaaaagaaaaaaaagataactcATTTCAAATAAACAGGGTAGCGGAGATGGTCTTTTGCTGGTGTTTCTCTTACTGTTTTTTCCCCAAATAGCATTTCCAGATGATGTCTGACAATGTCTGCTTTTCCCTTTTCCTTacctcaaggaaaaaaaaaatacaaaaaaaagaaaaagaaaaaaagaagtgtggAGTTGTGGAGTAGTAGCCGAGTAGGTCAACACTTTATAAAACTCAACTATATTGAAAGGAAATTGATTTGTTTTCACTGGCTGCAGACCAATGGGGTTCGTCTTAGTTGCTGTGTCCTCTTTTTTCTTAAGCATGCACATGTTGGGACTATTGCTTCCAGACAAGCGgagactaaaaaaaagaaaaagaaaaaaaaaagccaatctCCATTTTGTGGGAACGAGATGCAatcagtttgtttttttctgaacagCTTGCTCTGGTAAACAAGACAAAAGGAAGGCCTGTTACTGGCACTCTTCCATCTGGTTATAGCTACGGGTTTCTATAATCTCAAGGCAACACCGTGGATTTTAATTGAAGCACTCCCCCTCCTTAGGGGATGATGAGAAATCCAGTTTCTAGGGATGAAGTGCATTTATATGCATTATGGATACATAGCTGTCTTTATGAGTTTTTAACCCCTCCAAGCAGTGCTGCAGCTCAAATACAGTGTAAGTGGGGGAGAGGAAATAATATTAAGCACCTCATATATGTATGATAAAAAGCTTAGAAAGAATCCATTGACAGAggatatatatgcatgtataatgCACATGATCTTCAGAAAGGCCTTCTTCATAGCATAGATCACATCATCCTTAATTTGCTTATTTCTGTCTCTCTATAGTCCCTCTGATCATTGCCTTCTGTGTGTCTATGGCGGTGGGTCTTGTTTTGGGGGCGCTGGTCTATGTGATCCTGACCTGGATGTCCCGTCGCAGAGCAGGCTCTGCCAGCATCACCCGCCGCCCCAATCGTCAGTCCCGCAACTCCACCCGCGCCCGTCCAGGCTTCAACCGTAACAGCAGCTACGACCGCCGCAGCAACAACAGCTTGGTCAGTGCCGCCTTTAGCTTCCACCGCCAGGGCTCCTCCCCGGACCAGGTTGACCCACTTGGGCGCAAATCAAGCTTCAGGGCCTCCACCTTCCACCCTCTCCTCCAGTGCAGCCAAATTGCGAGGGAGGCAGAGGAGGGGAGCCAGACCACGCTGCCTCGCACCCCAACGCTGACCACCTCAACTGGGTCCGCTCACACAGCCAGCACTCCAGCTGCCACCTCATCGAGACCCGAGTCTTTCTGGGGCAACAGTGGTCTGAGGGGTTTCTATGTCACACAGACCCCACCTCCAGCTTATGAGAGCATTATAAGAGCTTATCAGGAAACCTGCACATGAGTTGAAGAGGAGTCCTGCCAATGGGAGAGAGACTGGCTGACTGAATATGCCCCATCTTGTCGGTGGATGCAAAATTGAAAAGAAGGAAATCTTATAAACCCTGTAATAATGGAAAGGCGGGACTAAGTGGGAAAAAAATGGCAAAGTTGGGTTCACTTAAGTGCTCCAACACACTAATGATCATAAAATTTGGGGATTGACGGTTGTTGCATCTGAGTCAACAACCAATGTGTATTTCTTTTCTTAGGTCAGTATGTATGGAACATTGACAAAAGCATACTTGCCTGTCACCAGCTATCAATGCTTCCAATCTCTAATGACTAACATCGACTCTAATGAATGTTTGTAAGTGGAAATCAATAATACCTCTTTATTACTGCCATCAATATTCAGAGGTGATAGACATCCATGTATGCTTGCATAGTTTTTGATTATTCAAGGTGCAACAATCAAAACAAGAACTTTTTATTGATGGGCATTTGTGTTCTGTGACATAGCTGCAACATTGCCTCGGCTATATACCACATGCTATCTACATTGCTATAAAATAAATTATGTGAGACGATCTAAGTATGACTTAAATGAAATCCCCACAGATTAAAACTCAAGGTTTTTCATTGTTCACAGCTACTGGTTATATGGTTCTATGGAATTCAAAGGAATCTGCAAAATGTGTTATGTGAAAATGAATGAGTGAGATGAATGGATGGGACAACTTCTGGATTGTCTATATTTTGAATTTCTGAAATTCTGTTCTAAGTTAATATAAAACAATAAAGTGGCAAAGAGATCATAGATTAATTTTTGATTAAACGATGGGGACCAGAAAGCTTGTGAATCACTTGTGCATTGGTaagaaaagaagaagcaaaaaaaaagcaaaacccaTACCCGGTGTGGAGCTGAATGCCAcactcatacagtcacatagacaaAGCCTACCTCTCTGACTGATCCCTTTTCCTGAGGAAGGAATTCTCTCACCAGATTGTAATGAAGATTCAGAGACAGACATCTGCTAGTTATTGACCGTCAGTCAGGTGTCATCGACTGAAAGGTACACCAGCCCTCAACACTGTAACAGGGGACCTACAGACAGAATACATTTTATTCAGTTCTGAATAAAACACCAAACTCTTAAAAAAGGCACAACTCTCGCAGGCCGGGCACGCGTATTATCATATTCTCGCGTGATTTGCGGTAGATTACGTATTATTTGTGAGACACGTTTGTGTTTATTTTCAAGGCGCTGTCGCTTAATAGTAGTAGACTTAGGGGTGTGAATCGGGTAACGACAAGAGGCAAGTTGAGGGAGCCGACTGTCCACTTCATAACGGGTCATCACTTAATAAGGTAACTGTAAAGTTTAACAGAAAGACTGGGAGTCATCTTGTTACACCCACCATGTTAGCGGTAAAACAGTTGGCTTCAACACAGCTAAAATTTACGTTAGTAGTGGCTGTAAGCTAGCTCGAAGCTACCTGCTCTTGCTGGGCTTGACAGGTGATGTGGCCAGGCGCAGCCGATATGTGGCTCTTCCGTTTATTTTAAAAATATCGATACATTTTAAAATAACAATGCGGTGACATGAGTTGTGTGTAGCACACAGCTAACCAATGTCATAAAGTGTTGTGTTTTGGTCTCCCATTGTAGCTCTCGTTATTGATAATGACTGACGCAACGTTAAGAATGGCTGTGAACTAGGGATGTAAGGGACGTAAAATCTAGCAATAGTCAGCCTAATGCCATTAGGTAACACGTGTCGTTTCTGTTGCTCTGACTGACCCGGGCGAATgtacaggaggaggaggatgtctGTTTCTGCTCTTCGGATGATCCGCTGCCGGAGACTAAGTACAACTGGCTCAGGCGTGAAACGATTACTTCCGTGGAAGAACATAAGTAAGTTGTGGATCATGACGAAACATACGGGTATAACTCTCAGACATCAGAGATTTAACGATCAGACGGACATTGATTCGACCTTGCTGCTCTCGTGTTTCGATCTTTAAAAATTGTGTCTAATGTACGTTACTCTCTGGCTCTAAATGTAGGAAAGATTGCTAAAGTGACCGGGGCCGTTGTGTTGGGGTGAGTTACGTTAGTCCCACGCACTGTTGATTCTGGAATAGCCATAACTGATCTCTCTTTACTTTGTTATTTTAGTGTCACTTCCAAAGAGGAACTTATGTCCATCCACTACTGTTTATATCAATGGTCTCGTTCCACAGTGGCTGTGTTTTTATCACTTATGAGGTTGTGTCTTTGGACAAGGCCGTGACAGTTGACACTCGGGCAATTCTGCAGGAGAAATACAAGtcctacatctatctgaaagcCACTCCCTGTAATGAGCAGGAGAACCTTGCCACAGGTACTGAATGTAATTCACCTGCTCTCTATGATGGAGGGCAGAAGTCCTTATGTATCCCTTAATAACACCACAAAGGCTGTCACCTGTTAGTGTGAATTTCACAAAACAGTCCAGGAATATCTAGTATTGTGGTTATGTTGTTTCTATGTGGGCTGTTTTTTTAGCTTTTGATTCTTAATTGGGGGTGATTTATCAACAGGAACATAATGCACACTGCCCATACACATGTTCAGTTTAACAGGTCAAAACCAGATAGATAATGTTAAGCAAGAACTTGCTTAATGACTGAAGCTTTTCCCTAGATGAGCAGCATGTGTTATTGAGTGCATTATGCCAGGTGTTCAGTGATCTCTCTTTATACTTCCTGTCTCTCATTCCTTCCTCTTTTAGCTCCTACCTAAATAGCAAAGTCTGTTGCTTGCTCTCAGTTCCGCTGGTCAAGGCTTACGTTACTGAATGGAAACAATCACCAACCTACATTAAGATAACAGCCAACATCCAAGCCATACTTAACAGTTCTTTCTAGTTGTTTCTGCTATGCTTTTTCTTCATTAAAGTGCTACATTTTATTAGATTTAAATTATGACAGATTTGTAAATCTAATTCTATACAAAACACAGTGCTAAGTAGCTTGCTGTAGCCATTTTTTCCCGCTGTGCCTGTTTCAGGACTTACACACAAAGCAAGGAGAGAGCTTCATAAAGCAGCAAGACGCTTTCTGGAAGTATCCTCAAGGATTTTTATGCAGCCACTTGATGGTGAGAAAGAAAGTAATATAGCGTATACCCATTACACTGGTTTGTCAAGAACGCATGCTCAAAGTACGCACTTTGAAACCCACGATTCTACTTTTCTTCTGTTCAAAGTATTTGGAAGCAGAAGTCAGTGATGCAAATAGTAACATATAATACTCATTCTGGAAACCGTATCATTGTGCAGCTGCACCCAAGACAAAGGTCAACATGTCTCATGACTGGCTACTCAGTTCTGTTTTGTACGTACACATAGGCCAAAGGAAACACCTGCCTCTTACTTCCTGGGTTTGAATGTCAGAGGGTTTGTACATTTCTATGTTTGACGCACTAGAATAAACTAACATTGCTCTCCGTCTGATACTTTAGTTAATTTAGTATTAGTCACGCCTACTTTTTAACCACATAATAGATTTACCAAAATTGTGTAGCAATAAGTGAGTGATCATTTGTGTTATTAGATTTGTATAGGCATTAATAATAATTACACCTTTGACCTTTTGGAACTTGATAGCTGCCCAGTTGATGAATGAAGGTTTGAAAGAAGGACAGAAAGGTTTGCAACTTCATGACTTTGGTAGTATTCGTGGTAGGTGGTAATTAATGGTAGATGTAGTTGAATAATTAGGGTAAAATAATTTAAGAGTGCCCGTCGGAAGAATAATTTTAGTTTTCCTCTCAATTATGGCACTCAGGGGTTTTGTTCTGTCCTTTTGCATGTCTCAGAGCACTTCACCCATCTGGATGCCGACCCTCATGAGGTGGCATTGTGGGTGTTGCTGAAGAGGACAAAGTCAGCTGCTAAGGCTGTCAGATTACAGGCTGTCCAAGAACTTGCAGACAACCACCACTGGCATGGTAATATAAACAAATACCACAGTGTCTCACTTTTAGTAAATGTTTGTAAGTCAGGTGACCTTGGATTGGTTATTGCCCTCTGTCTGTCACATAGAGTATCAATACCAGACAGCAGCCCAGGTTATAGACCAACGGACAGCATTGGGTTTGGCCCGAACCCCTCAGGTGGACCTGCGTTTCTTCCTGTCCCCACCGGCACTGGCTGACCTGGAGGATGTATATTATTCATATTATATTACTTACTTATTCTGCACACCCCTGATTAAATTCTATTTTGACCCTGCTCATACTATGGACACAACTGAAATTAGTTTGCTTGCTTTTGTGATCTAAAACTTAAGTTTTTCTTTTAAAGTTTTAATGTACATTTCTGGTATGGTCTCCGATTATGACGAAGTGCGATACATGTAGTTCTTATTCTGAACAAAAAGGTAAATCAGTCAGCGAAACTATCTGCTCATTACATGGGTTGTCTGTTGAAACTACACTTGTAAGTAATGACTGCATGGTACCTAAGACAGATAATGTCTTCTTTGCAGGGTTTCTCAATAGAGGATGGCCTAAGACAGCTTCTGGCATCTTTGCCCCAATCTGATGTGGACAAATGTGTTCAGTACTTTACCTCTCTTGCCCTGAGAGAGAGCAGTCAGTCTCTGGCAGCACAACGGGTAAAATGCACAGATAGACACACGTGAGCATGCATTCATTCTGTATTTAGAATCATCAGGAATGCAACTGGGAACACAAAATAGCAGGAAAAAATAGTtgtgttgtggcggacactaggggctatgcctctcacccagcagggctgtgagctgggggtgtggtttacgttcccgggctctctggtgcaaggttgttcctgtttcagtttggttttggagctgaggaataaagttcaaactcgccttcgtctcctgtgtttttcctcatcctgccacagtgtatcCAATAAGAGGAATCCTGAAAATACATTGAAATATTGAATGTTTGAATCTTCCCAATAACTGTTATGTATGTATGCTCTCCTGCATCACAGGGTGGTTTGTGGTGTTTTGGTGGAAATGGACTGCCctacgcccagagcctcacatcTGTTCCATCTGAGAAAGTGGAATCCTTCTGTCTACAGGCACTTGTGCAGCACTCAAAGGTAATGATAGCCATCATGCATTTAATCATTTGATCTAGAACTAAATTCTTGTTTTATCATGATTAATTAAATGCAAGTAATGTTTACACCC includes:
- the myct1a gene encoding myc target protein 1 homolog: MAENNTNLFQEILQSFDAVPLIIAFCVSMAVGLVLGALVYVILTWMSRRRAGSASITRRPNRQSRNSTRARPGFNRNSSYDRRSNNSLVSAAFSFHRQGSSPDQVDPLGRKSSFRASTFHPLLQCSQIAREAEEGSQTTLPRTPTLTTSTGSAHTASTPAATSSRPESFWGNSGLRGFYVTQTPPPAYESIIRAYQETCT